A single Blastococcus colisei DNA region contains:
- a CDS encoding mandelate racemase/muconate lactonizing enzyme family protein codes for MENAVKIVSVHEGVVPISSSIRNAWIDFSTMDSSIVAVVSDVVRDGEPVVGYGFNSNGRYSAGEILRRRIVPRLLAADPESLLAEDGQLDPSRAWDVVMTNEKPGGHGERSVAVGVIDMALFDLAAKIAGQPLYRWLADRYGDGNPDEKVFVYAAGGYYAPGKTLRDLQEEMQRFLDQGYRVVKMKIGGADLAEDLQRIEAVLEVLDGDGSRLAVDVNGRFDLATALEYGTAIEPYGLFWYEEIGDPLDYQLNAVVSEHYRGPIATGENLFSLQDARNLVRYGGMRPDRDYIQVDPALSYGLTEYLRIQEMLVQHGWSSRRCIPHGGHQFSLHIAAALKLGGNESYPGEFQPTGGFADGAVVENSYVGLTETPGIGFESKVAFYGVLRALHA; via the coding sequence ATGGAGAACGCAGTGAAGATCGTCTCGGTGCACGAGGGCGTCGTCCCCATCAGCTCGTCCATCCGCAACGCCTGGATCGACTTCAGCACGATGGACAGCTCCATCGTGGCGGTGGTCTCCGACGTCGTGCGCGACGGCGAACCGGTGGTCGGCTACGGCTTCAACTCCAACGGCCGCTACAGCGCCGGCGAGATCCTGCGGCGGAGGATCGTGCCGCGACTGCTCGCCGCCGATCCGGAGTCGCTGCTCGCCGAGGACGGCCAGCTCGATCCCTCGCGGGCCTGGGACGTGGTGATGACCAACGAGAAGCCCGGTGGGCACGGCGAGCGATCCGTCGCCGTCGGCGTGATCGACATGGCGCTGTTCGACCTCGCCGCCAAGATCGCGGGGCAGCCGCTCTACCGGTGGCTCGCCGACCGCTACGGCGACGGGAACCCCGACGAGAAGGTCTTCGTCTACGCCGCCGGCGGCTACTACGCACCCGGCAAGACCCTGCGCGACCTGCAGGAGGAGATGCAGCGCTTCCTCGACCAGGGCTACCGCGTGGTCAAGATGAAGATCGGCGGCGCGGACCTCGCCGAGGACCTGCAGCGGATCGAGGCCGTCCTCGAGGTGCTCGACGGCGACGGCTCCCGCCTGGCCGTCGACGTCAACGGCCGGTTCGACCTCGCCACCGCGCTCGAGTACGGCACGGCCATCGAGCCCTACGGCCTGTTCTGGTACGAGGAGATCGGCGACCCGCTGGACTACCAGCTGAACGCGGTCGTCTCCGAGCACTACCGCGGCCCCATCGCGACCGGCGAGAACCTGTTCTCCCTCCAGGACGCCCGCAACCTCGTTCGCTACGGCGGGATGCGTCCGGACCGCGACTACATCCAGGTGGATCCGGCCCTGAGCTACGGTCTGACCGAGTACCTGCGGATCCAGGAGATGCTCGTCCAGCACGGCTGGTCCTCGCGGCGCTGCATCCCCCATGGCGGGCACCAGTTCTCTCTCCACATCGCCGCAGCGCTCAAGCTGGGAGGAAACGAGTCCTACCCCGGTGAGTTCCAGCCCACCGGCGGATTCGCCGACGGCGCCGTCGTCGAGAACAGCTACGTCGGGCTCACCGAGACCCCCGGCATCGGCTTCGAGAGCAAGGTCGCCTTCTACGGCGTGCTCCGCGCGCTCCACGCCTGA
- a CDS encoding sugar ABC transporter substrate-binding protein, protein MARPHRLLAIAVAAPLLLAACTTDGGDSGGNGASGGGGGGGGGGDLAFSVITHGSAGDAFWDVVQNGAEAAGEDLGISVDYQSDGDPQRQAQLIDAAVNQGVDGIVVSMANPDALQDSVEAAVDAGIPVVTINSGGERSAEFGAIGHVGQDEAIAGRGAGQELAASGATNVLCVVHEAGNIGLEQRCSGASEGLGAAVTPLQVDINDLQGAQSTITSQLQSDPTIDAVLTLNSAVAAVAVAAAADAGSDAQVATFDLNSDVIAGIQDGDIAFAVDQQQYEQGYLPIVMLKLYAENLNTVGGGQPVLTGPGIVDESNVDEIADLASAGTR, encoded by the coding sequence ATGGCCCGACCCCACCGTCTGCTGGCGATCGCGGTGGCGGCACCGCTCCTGCTCGCCGCCTGCACGACCGACGGCGGCGACTCCGGCGGCAACGGTGCCAGTGGTGGCGGTGGGGGAGGTGGCGGCGGCGGTGACCTCGCCTTCTCCGTGATCACGCACGGCTCGGCGGGGGACGCGTTCTGGGACGTCGTCCAGAACGGGGCCGAGGCCGCGGGCGAGGACCTCGGGATCTCCGTGGACTACCAGAGCGACGGCGACCCCCAGCGGCAGGCGCAGCTCATCGACGCGGCCGTGAACCAGGGCGTCGACGGGATCGTGGTCTCGATGGCCAACCCCGACGCGCTCCAGGACTCGGTCGAGGCGGCCGTGGACGCCGGCATCCCGGTCGTGACGATCAACTCCGGCGGCGAGCGGTCGGCGGAGTTCGGTGCCATCGGGCACGTCGGCCAGGACGAGGCGATCGCGGGGCGGGGCGCCGGGCAGGAGCTGGCCGCCTCGGGTGCGACCAACGTGCTGTGCGTGGTCCACGAGGCCGGCAACATCGGTCTGGAGCAGCGCTGCTCCGGCGCGTCGGAGGGCCTGGGCGCCGCGGTGACTCCGCTACAGGTGGACATCAACGACCTGCAGGGCGCCCAGTCGACGATCACCTCGCAGCTGCAGAGCGACCCGACCATCGACGCCGTGCTCACCTTGAACTCCGCCGTCGCCGCGGTCGCGGTCGCGGCGGCCGCCGACGCCGGCTCGGACGCGCAGGTGGCGACGTTCGACCTCAACTCCGACGTCATCGCGGGCATCCAGGACGGCGACATCGCGTTCGCCGTGGACCAGCAGCAGTACGAGCAGGGCTACCTGCCGATCGTGATGCTGAAGCTGTACGCGGAGAACCTCAACACCGTCGGCGGGGGGCAGCCGGTGCTCACCGGCCCGGGGATCGTCGACGAGAGCAACGTCGACGAGATCGCCGACCTCGCTTCGGCCGGCACGCGCTGA
- a CDS encoding Glu/Leu/Phe/Val family dehydrogenase, with protein MEILSSGHEQVVFCSDARSGLRAIVAIHSTALGPALGGTRFYPYASEEAAVEDALRLSAAMSYKNSLAGLDLGGGKAVIIGDPQTDKTEALLRAYGRFVEALGGRYLTACDVGTYNADLDVVARETRFAHGRSEAYGGCGDSSVLTAYGVFLGMQAAAQHCWGSRSLAGRTVAVAGAGKVGSHLIGRLVDDGAEVVVTDVDPAAVARVQARHPQVTAAPDTATLIRTPHDVYSPNALGGALDEGTVAALPSRVVCGGANNQLATPDVAEQLRGRGILYAPDYLVNAGGVIQVEDERHGFSFQRAQAKAMRIFDIALQVFRAADEEGVSPAVAADRLAEERMRSVGRLAAIRLPR; from the coding sequence GTGGAGATACTGAGCTCGGGTCACGAACAGGTCGTCTTCTGCAGCGATGCCCGATCGGGGCTGAGAGCGATCGTCGCGATCCACTCCACGGCGCTGGGCCCAGCGCTCGGCGGCACGCGGTTCTACCCCTACGCCAGCGAGGAGGCGGCCGTCGAGGACGCGCTGCGGCTGTCGGCGGCGATGTCCTACAAGAACAGCCTGGCCGGCCTGGACCTCGGTGGCGGCAAGGCAGTGATCATCGGTGATCCGCAGACCGACAAGACCGAGGCGCTGCTGCGCGCCTACGGCCGCTTCGTCGAGGCGCTGGGCGGGCGGTACCTGACGGCGTGCGACGTCGGCACCTACAACGCCGACCTCGACGTCGTCGCCCGGGAGACCCGCTTCGCCCACGGCCGTTCGGAGGCCTACGGCGGCTGCGGCGACTCGTCGGTCCTCACCGCCTACGGCGTCTTCCTCGGCATGCAGGCGGCCGCGCAGCACTGCTGGGGCTCGCGGTCGCTGGCCGGTCGCACCGTGGCCGTGGCCGGCGCCGGCAAGGTGGGCTCGCACCTGATCGGCCGCCTGGTCGACGACGGCGCGGAGGTCGTGGTGACCGACGTCGACCCGGCTGCGGTCGCGCGCGTGCAGGCCCGGCACCCGCAGGTGACGGCGGCGCCCGACACGGCCACCCTGATCCGCACCCCGCACGACGTCTATTCCCCCAACGCGCTGGGCGGCGCCCTCGACGAGGGGACGGTGGCGGCGCTGCCCTCGCGGGTGGTCTGCGGCGGGGCGAACAACCAGCTGGCCACGCCCGACGTCGCCGAGCAGCTGCGCGGCCGCGGCATCCTCTACGCGCCCGACTACCTGGTGAACGCCGGCGGGGTCATCCAGGTCGAGGACGAGCGGCACGGGTTCTCGTTCCAGCGCGCGCAGGCCAAGGCGATGAGGATCTTCGACATCGCGCTGCAGGTGTTCCGCGCCGCCGACGAGGAGGGCGTCTCGCCCGCCGTCGCGGCCGATCGTCTCGCCGAGGAGCGGATGCGCTCGGTGGGGCGGCTGGCGGCCATCCGCCTCCCCCGCTGA